TGTTTTAAGGCAAGCCATTTTTTCTGACCTATGCCTATTTTGCCAAGGATACAGATGTGTCCGGTGCTGGCCAACACGAGGAGTGTGCCCATGCAGGTCTGGTAATCGGCAGCTTTGTCCAGGTCATCAGGGGGGAGATCAAGGCCACAGCAGGACAAGATCTCTGGCTCAGAGGGCCCCTCCTCCCATTGCAGCTGCACCAGAATGCAGGTGTTGAGAAGAACAAAGCACTTGCCATCTGTGAAGGACAGCAGCCTCAAGGAAGCCAACTCGGACACTCCTGAAAAACACAAGCAGCACAGGACCCTCAGTCAAATCCCACTAATTTCATTAACCCCTTCATGCAACAGATTGAGTTGGTTATAGGAATAGTACAATCCTAATGGAAAGGGTCATGAAGATTATATGGATCCAAACACAATGATAGTGAAAAATGAACACTCCTGAAAGATGTTATGTGTCGTTTTTACACAAAGATGTTGAGATGGACCTACAGTATGAACGTTTTACTGGACAATAAAACAATTGATAGTGTTTGGCTGGAGGTACCTAGGGCACATCAAATAAATCTCAAATAGCTAGCCAGGCTGATTTACAGATTCAGGCTGAACAACCCATTGCCTTCCATAGTTTAGCGAAGAACCCCCAGCGACCTTTTGAGGCCTGCTGCAAAGTGGTTGCACTGACAGaatacccacacactcacccagctCCTTCTGCTGCACCTTCACCAGAAAGCTCTCTGCTGTGCAGGGCGGAGAGCTCAAGGCCAGAGCTTCTGTCCCCATTTCATAAACACAAAGTTGACTTTCAGACCCGACTGTAAGCAGCCTGGGACTCCCTCGCAGGGAATTATGCACAGTTACTTCCTCCCACGCAAAGCTGCAAAACATACGCCCTTTCATTACTCTCAGACAGAATGGCAAATAAAAAGACAAGTGTGTATAAGCATAGATGCAACGGTATAAAATGTCGGTCTCGCCTCCCAATGTCTGACTGTTTAAATCACATGGACTAATTCAGGCCACTTCTGAAAAGCTAGCAGCCAGAATGGCGGTGTCAGTATTGGCCAAGAtccctttttttcatgaaagTAGACAAACGTTTAATTCTAATTACACATTTCTCATTCATGACAAGAGCCATTGTAATATTTCCTGCAAAAAAGCAAGTCTGAATGAGTGCATATTCATTTACAAATGACAACTGCGTTAAATGTGAAGTTACTGCTATAGCCTTACAGATCATATTGCTGGAACCGAAATCGAATATAATTTACATATCGATATAccataaaatgtgaaaagtaaCAATACCAGACGCACGTTTTGaacactgtgaaaatgtagTTGCATTAACTATGCATACATTATCCGATGCATAGTTATTCCAAGATAAAGTACTTACTCTTGGTACGAGCCGTCAATCGTTCTTCCGGAGGCAGAGATCTCTGAAACGTCCGCCACGGTCAACGTGCCGTTGCCATTTAAGCAGCACAGCAAAGGACAACTTTTAGCCATTTTAATCTTCACTATGTCgttaatatttttacaaaactcGTTGTTAGGGAGGAGTTCAACCTCCAGAGCATTGTGGCCACCAGTGTCAGATTCGGCAGGCATTTTAACATGTCAGTTTACTGCCTGATGTTACAACAATGTGGTAGCTAACTGAAAATGCAGGTTACCCGATTAGTATTCCATGCCACATTCAGATTAGTTAAATAGATATAGGACAGAAAGTTAAATCCAACATTAGCGTAGTGTAATCAACAGCTCGCTCAGTACTTAGCTATACTGCTAGCAGCCACGCATTTTTATCCTGTCTtgctttcctgttttccttCAGAGATCAAATCTAACTATCTGCATTTAGCAAGAAGTGTGTAATTAATGTTAACTGACAtaaaacgttagctaacttaaTTTGCCAAATGTTTCACCCCAgtcttcatttccttttttcatgacTTTCAATTGACACGTGATTCGTTCAATCACGTGCTATGTCACGCTGTCACATGGATCCTTATTGTCCAATAGGATAACTACATTGCAGCTAAGTAGAAATATTATTAAAGACGAGATCAATCAATGCAAGTTAACCTTTGGGCAAAACAATAACTTTGATATGtatgtcaaatgtaaaaaatgaagaatacaTTGTATAATGAATAGTTATTATTTatgctattttttgttttaaaatacaattttgttttgctttcggactgttttctgtttaatgcATTCTGCATTTGATTTTCTTTGTCTGAACCAAACAAGGAACCGAAACCTGGACTGTCAAAGTCAGAGGCTAATACTATCTTCATAAGCATCATGACTATGGCGCgatttgaaaaatggaaatagtGTCTGGTTTTGTATCTTTCACTGTATCCAAGGTTTTGCAGCTCTCCAGAATTTCTCAACACAAGAATGCACAAGCCACCAAAAAGATGGAAGAGAAAGCACTAGAAGTTTATGGTAAATTAACGTGATTGTTGTGGTCATTCCTAAGGGCAGTCTTCGTGTTTCAGAGCTCACATTCTTAGCTTTCTAGTAAAACTTGTTATACTGTAGTTTGATACGATCTCTAGCTGCCTAGCTAACTACTATAGAACTATAGTTCTAGGCATAAACACTAAAATACCCACCGTAGACCATGAAGCGTGCTAGATTTGAGAAACGTATTACATAGCTAGCGAGCTAGCATTAATCGCTTTTTGCTtaacatttagaaaataaagacatttttctgGATACGTTGGATTTCAAAGAATGTCCCGTTGTCTGATCAAAAACgccaacattttgtttttccagacGTGATTCGTACTATTCGGGACCCAGAGAAACCAAACACACTGGAAGAGCTGGATGTGGTGTCTGAGAAATGCGTTGAGGTCGAAGACCTAGGCGACGAGGAATATCTTATCATTATCAGATTCACCCCGACAGTACCCCACTGCTCATTAGCAACGTTGATTGGTAGGTTTCATTTGACAAGGAAGTGCACAGCTACATTACCTAACGGCGGAGAACAAACGTGTGGGCTACAAAGCATTTGCACCATGTGCAGCAACCATACGTTAAATCATACGTACAGTGCATATAATTTGTTGATAGATTTGATTGATTGGTAGGCAATGGTGGATGGAGTAGGCAAGAGATCTGacaagaaaaatgttaaaataggATGTGCATGCTTGGAGTTAAAATTTAATAGGCAGTCACTGATCAAAT
Above is a genomic segment from Anguilla rostrata isolate EN2019 chromosome 16, ASM1855537v3, whole genome shotgun sequence containing:
- the ciao2a gene encoding cytosolic iron-sulfur assembly component 2A, which gives rise to MEIVSGFVSFTVSKVLQLSRISQHKNAQATKKMEEKALEVYDVIRTIRDPEKPNTLEELDVVSEKCVEVEDLGDEEYLIIIRFTPTVPHCSLATLIGLCLRVKLQRCLPFKHKLEIYISEGAHSTEEDINKQINDKERVAAAMENPNLREIVEQCVTEPDD